The DNA segment TACATTGAACAAGGCAGATATGTGCCTGCGGCTGGCCGAAGCCGTCGGTACGCTTTAGACCTGTTGCCTTTGAGAATATGCGTTTTCAAAGATTCAGGGTGTTCGCTCTGGTTTTGAAAAGTTCAAATTGACCGGGCATGCGGGGCGTATTGACCACCCCGCGTGCTCAAGGCTACTCTGCCGCCATGAGTTCATCCATCGAAAAAGGACACGGCTGGCTGCTTGTGGCCGTGTGTACCTCCCTGTTTTTTATGCCGTTCATGATGGCCGGAGTGAACGCCGTGCTGCCGCCGTTGGGGCAAAGCCTCCATGCCAGCGCGCGCGAACTGGGTCTCATGGGGGCCTTTTATTCCATGGGGCTGGCTGTGTTTCAGCTGGCCAGCGGCAGCATGGGCGACATCTGGGGGTATCGGCGCATATTCTTGTGGGGCATCGCCCTGTTTGCGCTGGCCGGAGCCTTGCTGGGTTTTGTCAATTCCGTGCCGCTGTTTCTGCTGCTGCGTTTTGTGCAGGGGATGGGCGGGGCCATGTTCAACGCCTGCGGTCTGGCCCTGCTGGCCTCGGCGGCTCCTGAGGGGCGGCGCGCTTCCTATCTTGGCTACAGCGGATCGTCAGTTTACGCAGGTATTGCCTGCGGGCCGCCTGTTGCGGGCTTTGTGGCCGGGTGGCTTGGCTGGCAATGGCTGTTCTGGGGTAGCGCCCTGGCGTCCGTGGGTGTGCTGCTGCTGATGAAATACCGCGTCAAGCTTGAATGGCGCATGGCCAAGGGCAAGCCTTTTGACTGGAAGGGCTGCTGCATCTATGCGGGAGCAATGACGGCCCTGACTTTTGGCTCGTCCGAGCTGGCCGATGCTCCGGCCCTGGCTGGCGGCCTGCTGGTGGCCTTTGTGGGGCTGATGGCTGCTTTCTGCGTCAAGGAACTCAAGAGCGACTATCCCCTGCTTGATCTGCGGCTGCTTGCCCGCAACAGGGTCTTTGCCCTGTCTTCATTGGCTGCGTTCATCAACTATAGTTCTTTTTTCGGCATCGTGTTTTTTTTCAGCCTGTATCTTCAGTTCGGGCGCGGTATGACCGTGCAGCAGGCCGGGCTTTTTCTTGCGCTCCAGTCTGTAATGCAGGTCATGACCACCCCTGTTGCCGCGCGGTTGTGCGGCAGGTTTGAGCCGGGCAAGGTCAGTGCGGCGGGCATTGCCCTGTGCGGGCTGGGCCTTGTTGTGTGCGGGCTTTTGCGGGTGGATTCGCCCATGTACGTGCTTGTTCTGGCCCAATGTCTGCTCGGCGTTGGTATCAGCCTGTTTGCGCTGCCCAATACCACCATTATTCTTGAGAGCGCGGGGCGCGATCGGGTGGGGCAGGCCGCAGGGCTCACGGGCGCTGTGCGTACGGGCGGCCAGTTATTCAATATGGCGCTCATAACCTTGACCCTCGGGCTTTTTCTTGGCAGCGAACCAGCTGGAACGCATAATATTGATGCCTTTATGGGGGCCATGCGCGTTGACCTGATAATCTTTGGCGTGCTCAACCTCCTGGCTGTGGGCTGCGCATTGGCCCGCAACCGCCGTTGATCGCCATTTTTATCGCCCGTTGATATCGCTGATCACCTGCCCCCTCGCGGACAGTCATGCCGCACCTTTTGCAAAATGAGGCAGGTCCGCAGAGAAAAATGCCTCGGGGTAAATCTAAAGTTTTTATCTGTTCCGCCGAAAAAGGTTGAAGGACGGATAACGCAATGGCCGACGCAACCTCCGCGCAACTGCGCATGATGCTACAGGGGTATGAACAGCAGCTGCTGGCAGCCCGGCGTCTTGCAAGGCTCAGAATGCGGCGCAGAGTTGCCGAAGGCGATGACCCCAGCGACCCTGATCCTTCTGCCAGCCGTCACATGATGGTTGAGAAGGTCGCCCGCGAGCTCTACGAAACCCTGCTCTATACTGGAAGCGACAATCCTGTGGTGGAGGAAATCCGCCAGGAACTTGGCCGTGAAGTGGGGCAGGAAGTGCAGTTT comes from the uncultured Desulfovibrio sp. genome and includes:
- a CDS encoding MFS transporter, which codes for MSSSIEKGHGWLLVAVCTSLFFMPFMMAGVNAVLPPLGQSLHASARELGLMGAFYSMGLAVFQLASGSMGDIWGYRRIFLWGIALFALAGALLGFVNSVPLFLLLRFVQGMGGAMFNACGLALLASAAPEGRRASYLGYSGSSVYAGIACGPPVAGFVAGWLGWQWLFWGSALASVGVLLLMKYRVKLEWRMAKGKPFDWKGCCIYAGAMTALTFGSSELADAPALAGGLLVAFVGLMAAFCVKELKSDYPLLDLRLLARNRVFALSSLAAFINYSSFFGIVFFFSLYLQFGRGMTVQQAGLFLALQSVMQVMTTPVAARLCGRFEPGKVSAAGIALCGLGLVVCGLLRVDSPMYVLVLAQCLLGVGISLFALPNTTIILESAGRDRVGQAAGLTGAVRTGGQLFNMALITLTLGLFLGSEPAGTHNIDAFMGAMRVDLIIFGVLNLLAVGCALARNRR
- a CDS encoding DVU0524 family FlgM-associated protein, which translates into the protein MADATSAQLRMMLQGYEQQLLAARRLARLRMRRRVAEGDDPSDPDPSASRHMMVEKVARELYETLLYTGSDNPVVEEIRQELGREVGQEVQFTYPPGGRLRIVGQGPEGLEPLSDEKLRATRNALWRVTRKKVDESMLDEPPAI